In Syntrophales bacterium, the following proteins share a genomic window:
- a CDS encoding transposase → MHTCNTSMLKQFHRVNDRISFKKFLGLSLDDPAPDHSTFSRFRGRFSKDTMRMINNELLNQFASKGLTINEGIAIDARLVQSASHPITKEKLKKEKQKRETTSGKLDKNGSTLKFSRDLESDWTVKNDKPHYGLKEHAPVK, encoded by the coding sequence ATACATACGTGTAATACATCAATGCTCAAACAATTTCACCGGGTGAATGATCGGATCTCCTTTAAGAAATTCCTGGGGCTTTCTCTCGATGATCCCGCTCCTGATCATTCAACCTTCTCCCGATTCAGAGGCAGATTCTCCAAAGATACCATGCGCATGATCAACAATGAACTCCTTAACCAGTTCGCCTCCAAGGGCTTAACAATTAACGAGGGCATAGCCATTGACGCCCGCCTTGTTCAGTCGGCCAGCCATCCCATAACCAAAGAGAAGCTGAAAAAAGAAAAACAGAAACGAGAAACAACCTCGGGTAAACTGGACAAAAACGGAAGCACCCTTAAGTTCTCCAGGGATCTCGAATCGGATTGGACGGTTAAGAATGATAAACCTCACTATGGTCTGAAGGAACATGCCCCAGTTAAATAG
- a CDS encoding transposase produces MTPASHHDSPYLPLCVAGSCHTKSPIKKVYADKGYCGKPNRDFLHSNHIEDGIMRKDTTTAKLTDYEKERNKKISKKRYIVEQYFGISHLHNNAFRARFPRLIKNAIDAMFRQMAFNLLRGIRVVPA; encoded by the coding sequence ATAACCCCGGCCTCTCACCATGACAGTCCTTATCTCCCTCTTTGTGTTGCCGGCAGTTGTCATACGAAGAGCCCCATCAAAAAGGTGTATGCCGATAAAGGATACTGTGGAAAACCAAACAGAGATTTTCTTCATAGCAACCATATTGAAGATGGCATCATGCGAAAGGACACGACCACGGCAAAGCTGACAGACTACGAGAAAGAGCGAAACAAAAAGATCTCGAAGAAGCGGTATATTGTCGAACAGTATTTTGGTATCTCTCATCTTCACAATAATGCCTTTAGGGCCAGGTTCCCGAGGTTGATCAAGAATGCCATTGACGCGATGTTCCGGCAGATGGCTTTCAATCTCCTCCGAGGAATCAGGGTGGTACCAGCATGA